The following DNA comes from Pseudomonadota bacterium.
AGTATTACCAGTATTACATATTACTGGAGGTGCAATCATGAGAGTGACCATAAAAGGACAAGTCACGATTCCCCAGGAAATTCGGGAAAAATTAGGAATAACTCCTGCGGTTGAAGTTGATTTTATAGAAGAGAAAGACCGAATTTATTTGGTGAAACGGAAAGGCGAACCCAAAAAAACATACAAATTCAGGAAATTGAGAGGGATAGGAAACGTTAAAATGACAACTGATGAAATAATGGCCCTGACAAGAGGAGATAAATGAAAGGGGTTCTCGTTGATTCGAATATTGTTTTGGATGTTTTTCTCAATGATCCGA
Coding sequences within:
- a CDS encoding AbrB/MazE/SpoVT family DNA-binding domain-containing protein, producing MRVTIKGQVTIPQEIREKLGITPAVEVDFIEEKDRIYLVKRKGEPKKTYKFRKLRGIGNVKMTTDEIMALTRGDK